The following proteins are co-located in the Paraburkholderia phytofirmans PsJN genome:
- a CDS encoding Fic family protein, whose amino-acid sequence MTDETTTHSRLGRFVQTTVGGETIRAFVPPRPPPEPPIDVMSLLDKLSLAERALGRLDGITMLLPRQELFLYMYVRKEAVLSSQIEGTQSTLTDLLRFETEAQAGQPVDDIREVSNYVDAMMYGLDRLRDLPLSLRLIREMHARLLQGGRGGTKSPGEFRRSQNWIGGTRPGNALYVPPPVNELSHCLDALEKFMHDEGTRLPALIRAGLLHVQFETIHPFLDGNGRIGRLLVTLYLNVHGVLRSPLLYLSLYLKTHRADYYRLLQEVRERGAWEPWLEFFLTGVAETANQAFEAATRIVSLFKEDRERITTESDRAGSALRVHDLLQENPFLTANILVDRTGLSAPTINAALADLERLGVVEEVTGRRRGRVFGYRRYLAILGEGTDPLPAPNATAD is encoded by the coding sequence ATGACTGATGAAACGACGACACATTCCCGACTCGGTCGCTTTGTGCAGACTACCGTCGGCGGGGAGACCATACGTGCCTTCGTCCCGCCACGCCCGCCTCCCGAACCGCCCATCGATGTCATGAGCCTGCTGGACAAGCTAAGTCTTGCCGAGCGCGCGCTGGGGCGACTGGACGGCATCACAATGCTTCTCCCCCGCCAAGAGCTCTTCCTCTACATGTACGTACGTAAGGAAGCCGTTTTGTCGTCGCAGATCGAAGGTACGCAGTCCACCCTAACGGATCTTCTGCGCTTCGAGACTGAGGCGCAGGCTGGTCAACCGGTCGACGATATCCGCGAAGTCTCGAACTACGTGGACGCGATGATGTACGGTCTGGACAGGCTGCGTGATCTACCCCTGTCACTTCGCCTGATTCGCGAGATGCACGCCCGCCTGTTGCAAGGTGGTCGTGGCGGGACCAAGAGCCCAGGGGAATTCAGGAGATCACAGAACTGGATTGGCGGTACCCGCCCGGGAAATGCGCTGTACGTGCCCCCACCAGTCAACGAATTGAGCCACTGCCTGGATGCGCTCGAAAAATTTATGCACGATGAAGGCACACGTCTACCCGCACTTATCAGGGCCGGACTCCTCCATGTACAGTTCGAGACCATTCATCCGTTCCTTGATGGCAATGGCCGGATCGGTCGCCTGCTTGTTACTCTTTACCTCAACGTCCACGGGGTGTTGCGGTCCCCGCTGCTATATCTCAGCCTGTATCTCAAGACACATCGCGCGGATTACTACCGGCTCCTTCAGGAAGTTCGCGAACGCGGGGCCTGGGAACCTTGGCTCGAGTTTTTCCTCACCGGCGTTGCGGAAACGGCTAATCAGGCATTCGAAGCCGCTACACGGATCGTCAGCCTGTTCAAGGAAGATCGGGAACGCATCACGACCGAAAGCGACCGTGCGGGATCGGCGCTACGCGTTCATGATCTCCTGCAGGAAAATCCGTTCCTTACCGCAAACATTCTCGTTGATCGTACGGGGCTATCGGCCCCGACCATCAACGCTGCACTTGCCGATCTCGAGCGGCTTGGCGTTGTGGAGGAAGTGACCGGTCGGCGACGCGGGCGCGTGTTCGGTTATCGCCGGTATCTCGCCATTCTCGGCGAGGGTACTGATCCCCTCCCCGCGCCCAACGCGACCGCCGACTAG